The stretch of DNA GATGCCGTCGGCGATCTCCCACACGTCGAGCTCCGGGTTCTCGTCGGCTATGCGGTTGGCGAGCTCCACCACCCGGCGGGCGGCGTCATCGAAAGGCGAAAGGTCGGAAGTCTTGGGAGCCATGACGGTTTAGATCCGGTGTGCGCGGCAGGTGAGGGATAGTCTAGCAGACCAGGCCGGGCCCCCTGTGCGGCCCGTCCCGGTGTCGCCCCCGCGCCCGTGTTAGGATGCGCCCCTCGACGACATAATCCCCGCAGGCCCGCCATGGCAGACGAAGAACTGAAACTCGAGCTCGACCTCGACAACCTCTACCGCGAAGAGATCTTCACCGACCAGAAGATCGGCACCATCCGCCAGCTCACGCCGGTGAAGCGCGACGGCTCGCGCGATGACGCGCGCCCGGTGCTGTTCGTGGGCGAGACCAGCCTGATGACGCCCGCCGGCACGCTGCCGATCCACTTCAAGCTCGAGGGCGCGGACCTCGGCGCCGCCGCGGCGCAGTTCTCCGAGGCCGCGAACAAGGCGATCCATGACACCATGGAGCAGTTGCGCGAGCTGCGCCGCCAGGCGGCCTCCTCCATCGTGGTCCCCGACATGACCAAGGGCGGCATGGGCGGATTGGGCGGCGGCGGCAAGATCCAGATGCCGTGAGTCCCGCCGCGCCGTAGCGCGGCCGTTTTGGGTATATTGGGCGCCACCGGAGCGCCCGGCGTGGGAGTGGACCATGCTGATCAATTGCGCCGCCTACCAGGAAGGCAAGAAGCTCACCGATATCCCCCAGTCGGAGATCGGCGCCTACCTGCGCCGGCCCGACTGCTTCGTGTGGGTGGCGCTGCGCGACGCGGACGCCGCCGAGATGGCCGAGATGCAGCAGCAGTTCGGCCTGCACGAGCTCGCGGTGGAGGACACCCTGGCCGGCAGCCAGCGGCCCAAGCTCGAGGAGTACGGCGACTCCCTGTTCACGGTGCTTCAGACCATCGAGATGGTCGAGGGCGAGCTGCACGTGGGCGAGCTCTACATCTTCGTCGGCCCCAACTACGTGCTCTCCTGCCGCCGCAAGTCCGAGAAGGGCTTCATGGACGTGCGCGCGCGCTGCGAGCGCGAGCCGCACCTGCTGCGCCACGGCTCGGGCTACGTGCTGTACGCGCTCATGGACGCGGCGGTGGACCGCTACTTCCCGATGCTGGAGCGCCTGGAGGGCGAACTGGACGTGCTGGAGGAGCGCATCTTCAGCAAGGACGCCTCGGCACGCGCGAACATCGAGTCCCTGTACGGCCTCAAGCAGCGGCTCGGCACCGTCAAGCACGCCACCGGCCCCGAGCTCGAGGTGGTGAGCAAGCTGTTCGGCGGGCGCGTCCCCATGGTGTGCAGCAACATGGGCGACTACTTCCGCGACATCTACGACCACCTGGTGCGGCTCAACCAGAGCATCGACACCGCCCGCGACACCATCGGCACCGCGATCTCGGTG from Gammaproteobacteria bacterium encodes:
- the corA gene encoding magnesium/cobalt transporter CorA, which codes for MLINCAAYQEGKKLTDIPQSEIGAYLRRPDCFVWVALRDADAAEMAEMQQQFGLHELAVEDTLAGSQRPKLEEYGDSLFTVLQTIEMVEGELHVGELYIFVGPNYVLSCRRKSEKGFMDVRARCEREPHLLRHGSGYVLYALMDAAVDRYFPMLERLEGELDVLEERIFSKDASARANIESLYGLKQRLGTVKHATGPELEVVSKLFGGRVPMVCSNMGDYFRDIYDHLVRLNQSIDTARDTIGTAISVNLSMIALQENETTKKLASYAALIAVPTLVVGVYGMNFEHMPELHWTFGYPLALALMAGIDFYLYYRFRKSGWL